From one Populus alba chromosome 17, ASM523922v2, whole genome shotgun sequence genomic stretch:
- the LOC118049537 gene encoding vesicle transport v-SNARE 13 has protein sequence MSEIFEGYERQYCELSANLSRKCTAALALDREQKKQKISEIRAGLEDAESWIRKMDIEARNLQPNVKAVLLAKLREYKSDLNNLKSEVKRIGSGNLNAAARDELLEAGMANSLTASADQRSRLMMTTERLNQSGDRIKDSRRTMLETEELGVSILQDLHQQRQSLLHAHNTLHGVDDNIGKSKRVLTAMSRRINKNKWIIGAIVAVLVVVIGLILYFKLK, from the exons ATGAGCGAAATATTTGAAGGATACGAGCGTCAATACTGCGAGCTCTCTGCTAATTTATCCAGAAAATGCACCGCTGCTCTTGCTCTTGATAGAG AGCAAAAGAAGCAAAAGATATCTGAAATAAGAGCTGGATTAGAGGATGCTGAATCTTGG attCGGAAAATGGATATAGAAGCGAGAAATTTGCAGCCGAATGTGAAGGCAGTTCTTCTGGCTAAGCTGAGGGAGTATAAGTCAGATTTGAACAATCTGAAAAGTGAGGTTAAAAGAATTGGTTCTGGTAATCTCAATGCAGCTGCTCGCGATGAGCTCTTGGAAGCTGGAATGGCTAATTCCTTGACG GCCTCAGCAGATCAAAGATCAAGATTGATGATGACAACAGAAAGGCTAAATCAGTCCGGTGACAGAATCAAGGATAGTAGAAGAACTATGCTTGAAACCGAGGAACTTGGTGTGTCTATTCTTCAAGATTTGCATCAACAGCGACAGTCTCTCTTGCACGCCCATAACACG CTTCATGGAGTGGATGACAACATCGGTAAGAGTAAGAGAGTGCTGACTGCCATGTCAAGGAGGATCAACAAGAACAAGTGGATTATTGGTGCCATTGTTGCTGTCCTTGTGGTTGTCATCGGCTTGATCTTGTACTTCAAACTCAAATAG
- the LOC118049538 gene encoding uncharacterized protein, with protein MARKRKVRESVEDKNSSEGAMALDEMVKEAAAALGGARRARKRFVGVRQRPSGRWVAEIKDTIQKIRVWLGTFDTAEEAARAYDEAACLLRGANTRTNFWPCSPTSSTTPALPSKITNLLLQRLKARNNSCDPSKTSQPHNLQQKLVEEYREPATDFSDTQFTDFLDHPDDYPVCNDGTIDTNASAFDCTTTSLGPCLTEKEDSGGKEWDFDYSWSDVAQSSSGDGNNLGGEGEEDGEEEKEGNDIGALDFHFFDDVGSLFYYSPFEIAEDFEEPVEAECYGDEPSMLKAAMKRMKYERKFSASLYAFNGIPECLKLKLGSGNAKGKGRSDQLTELRNACNGRKEGNRAEEESLEAMQKQDDYSQSSTEMGSSSSSLINDGELSLWNSLDLPPICFIN; from the coding sequence atggCTAGGAAGAGAAAGGTCAGGGAAAGTGTTGAGGACAAGAACTCTAGTGAAGGAGCCATGGCTTTGGATGAGATGGTTAAGGAAGCTGCAGCAGCACTAGGAGGAGCTAGGAGAGCTAGAAAGAGATTTGTTGGTGTTCGACAAAGGCCATCAGGTAGATGGGTGGCTGAGATTAAGGACACCATACAGAAAATAAGGGTGTGGTTAGGCACCTTTGATACTGCTGAGGAAGCAGCAAGAGCCTATGATGAAGCTGCTTGCTTGCTTCGCGGTGCTAATACAAGAACTAACTTCTGGCCTTGTTCTCCAACTTCTTCAACAACTCCAGCTCTTCCCTCAAAGATTACTAACCTTCTCCTCCAAAGGCTTAAAGCAAGAAACAACTCTTGTGATCCTTCCAAAACCTCTCAGCCCCACAATCTGCAGCAAAAACTAGTGGAGGAATATAGAGAACCAGCAACCGATTTCTCAGACACCCAATTCACTGATTTCCTCGACCATCCTGACGATTACCCCGTGTGCAACGACGGCACCATTGACACTAATGCGAGTGCATTTGATTGCACGACAACAAGTCTTGGGCCATGCTTAACAGAGAAAGAAGATAGCGGGGGGAAAGAATGGGACTTCGACTATAGCTGGAGTGATGTAGCACAGTCATCTAGTGGTGATGGTAACAACTTGGGaggtgaaggagaagaagatggagaggaagagaaagaagGGAACGACATAGGAGCTTTGGATTTCCATTTTTTTGATGATGTTGGATCTCTTTTTTACTACTCTCCTTTTGAGATTGCTGAAGATTTTGAGGAGCCAGTGGAGGCTGAGTGCTATGGAGATGAGCCTTCTATGCTTAAAGCAGCCATGAAGAGAATGAAATATGAGAGGAAGTTCTCAGCTTCTCTTTATGCTTTTAATGGAATCCCTGAATGCTTAAAGTTGAAGCTTGGATCGGGAAATGCCAAGGGAAAAGGACGTTCTGATCAATTAACCGAACTTCGAAATGCATGTAACGGTAGAAAGGAGGGGAATAgagcagaagaagaaagcttGGAAGCGATGCAGAAACAGGATGATTACTCACAAAGCTCAACGGAAATGggatcttcttcctcttctttgatTAATGATGGTGAATTGTCACTTTGGAACTCTCTTGATCTACCGCCAATCTGCTTCATAAACTAA
- the LOC118049539 gene encoding SNF1-related protein kinase catalytic subunit alpha KIN10, whose protein sequence is MDGPSHRGSSGVDMYLPNYKLGKTLGIGSFGKVKIAEHVLTGHKVAVKILNRRKIKNMEMEEKVRREIKILRLFMHPHIIRLYEVIETPTDIYVVMEYVKSGELFDYIVEKGRLQEDEARNFFQQIISGVEYCHRNMVVHRDLKPENLLLDSKWNVKIADFGLSNIMRDGHFLKTSCGSPNYAAPEVISGKLYAGPEVDVWSCGVILYALLCGTLPFDDENIPNLFKKIKDGIYTLPSHLSPGARDLIPRMLVVDPMKRMTIPEIRQHPWFQARLPRYLAVPPPDTLQQAKKIDEEILQDVVKMGFDRIQLIESLRNRMQNEATVAYYLLLDNRFRVSNGYLGAEFQETMETAFNRMHPNEPLSPAGGHRLPGFMDYQGMGLKSQFPVERKWALGLQSRAHPREIMTEVLKALQELNVCWKKIGQYNMKCRWIPGTPGHHEGMVNHPAHYNHFFGDEPTIIENDGIINSPNVVKFEVQLYKTRDEKYLLDLQRVQGPQFLFLDLCAAFLAQLRVL, encoded by the exons ATGGATGGGCCATCTCACAGAGGCAGCAGTGGTGTGGATATGTATTTACCAAATTACAAACTTGGTAAAACTCTTGGAATCGGTTCCTTTGGAAAGGTAAAAATAGCAGAGCATGTATTGACTGGGCACAAAGTTGCTGTCAAGATACTTAACCGTCGTAAGATAAAAAACATGGAGATGGAAGAAAAAG TGAGAAGAGAAATCAAAATCTTGAGATTGTTTATGCATCCCCACATTATACGACTTTATGAGGTTATAGAAACACCAACTGACATATATGTTGTAATGGAGTATGTGAAGTCTGGGGAGCTTTTTGATTATATTGTGGAGAAGGGTAGATTGCAGGAAGATGAAGCACGGAATTTCTTCCAACAA ATAATATCCGGTGTGGAATATTGCCACAGGAATATGGTTGTTCATAGAGACCTCAAGCCTGAGAATCTGTTATTGGATTCTAAATGGAATGTGAAGATAGCTGATTTTGGGTTGAGCAATATAATGCGTGATGGTCATTTCCTTAAGACAAGTTGTGGAAGCCCAAACTATGCTGCACCAGAG GTGATTTCTGGGAAACTGTATGCTGGACCTGAAGTAGATGTATGGAGTTGTGGTGTTATATTGTATGCTCTTCTCTGCGGTACACTACCTTTCGATGATGAAAACATTCCCAACctctttaagaaaataaag GATGGGATATATACTCTTCCCAGCCATTTATCACCCGGCGCAAGAGATCTCATCCCAAGGATGCTTGTGGTTGATCCAATGAAGCGAATGACCATTCCTGAAATTCGTCAACACCCATGGTTCCAAGCTCGCCTTCCCCGTTATTTGGCAGTGCCCCCACCAGATACATTGCAACAAGCTAAAAAG ATTGACGAGGAGATTCTCCAGGATGTTGTCAAGATGGGATTTGACAGGATCCAACTTATTGAATCTCTTCGCAACAGAATGCAAAATGAG GCTACTGTTGCTTACTATTTGTTATTGGACAATCGATTTCGTGTTTCCAATGGCTATCTTGGAGCTGAGTTCCAAGAAACTATG GAAACTGCATTCAATCGAATGCATCCAAACGAACCTTTGTCTCCAGCTGGAGGACACCGCCTTCCAGGATTCATGGATTATCAAGGAATGGGTTTGAAATCACAGTTCCCAGTGGAGAGGAAATGGGCTCTTGGCCTTCAG TCTCGAGCCCACCCTCGTGAAATAATGACAGAAGTTCTCAAAGCTTTGCAAGAACTGAATGTATGCTGGAAGAAAATTGGTCAGTACAATATGAAGTGCAGGTGGATTCCAGGCACTCCCGGTCACCATGAAGGAATGGTTAACCATCCAGCACACTACAATCATTTCTTTGGGGATGAACCCACTATTATTGAAAATGATGGAATCATTAACTCACCAAATGTGGTCAAGTTTGAAGTGCAG CTATACAAAACTCGTGACGAGAAGTACCTGCTGGACTTGCAAAGAGTACAGGGCCCGCAGTTTCTCTTCTTGGATCTTTGTGCAGCTTTTCTAGCTCAGCTCCGGGTCCTGTAG
- the LOC140954785 gene encoding uncharacterized protein translates to MIEFKVQSFNFTPTQVVELIPTAIPLKGKKNLMEDQFKIDDADDNFRICNMQEGEPNFNQRLGSILLNEFNYLSWSRAVTIALGGRSKIGYINGHITPPDSSSQALLKYSATQNPLWHLWEAVKEMYGNQNNIARIFQINKNLANLQQDDKTYVQLLGTLKGMWSELALYRPHTIDAVELPKREEEDKIFQLLASLGPDYEDLRSRILMNPDLPSLTTINEQQQTLQGQMARFEMSPLP, encoded by the exons ATGATAGAGTTTAAAGTGCAGAGTTTCAATTTCACTCCAACACAAGTTGTAGAACTCATTCCTACTGCAATTcctttgaagggaaaaaaaaatcttatggaAGACCAGTTTAAGATAGATGATGCTGATGACAATTTTAGAATCTGCAATATGCAGGAAGGAGAGCCAAATTTTAACCAGCGTTTAGGCTCGATATTGTTAAACGAATTTAATTATCTTTCTTGGTCAAGAGCTGTGACAATTGCTCTTGGTGGAAGATCCAAAATTGGCTATATCAATGGACATATTACACCTCCTGATTCTTCTTCACAGGC ATTGCTGAAATATTCAGCTACTCAGAATCCTCTTTGGCATTTATGGGAAGCAGTGAAAGAGATGTAtggaaatcaaaacaatatagcTCGTATTTTCCAAATCAATAAGAATCTTGCTAATCTGCAACAAGACGACAAAACCTATGTTCAATTACTTGGAACCTTGAAAGGTATGTGGAGTGAACTTGCTCTTTATCGTCCCCACACAATTGATGCAGTAGAATTACCGAAACGTGAAGAGGAGGACAAGATCTTCCAACTTTTAGCTAGTCTTGGTCCAGACTATGAAGATCTTCGCAGCAGGATCCTTATGAATCCTGATCTTCCATCTCTCACTACT ATCAATGAACAACAACAGACCTTACAAGGGCAAATGGCCAGATTTGAAATGTCACCATTGCCATAA
- the LOC118049540 gene encoding uncharacterized protein isoform X2, with protein sequence MGSCVSTPPKKIKLHKRRHRKGRHLVKISNTVQDGATRCRKSGVSNSTFHLTQLQWHLSQVDSDVIQEEPWFDTVSILESDSDDEFCSVLGDRFSSVGSTTGNISSGQVLQYESSSCFVDGSYKYEEYHESYMKIDGSKAGKDEYKESKGFAVISAQGYDLSHFSKADEIRRKKLLNNSYGSFKGLKEDRRDSQENNLKSGRSRLVPSVSFNDKILSASAPKGKLAVFRLSFKRKSGDIGEEASEHCPSKRFLYRPKAGFVIPRATGEKPTAGCWSEIPPSNFKLRGLTYFKDKQKCPAPIHSPYTPIGVDVFVCPRKINHIAQQLDLPNLKSDGKLPPLLIVNIQMPTYPAAMFLGDTNGEGMSLVLYFKVSENLEKDISSQYQDNIKKLIEDEMEKVRGFAKDSTVPYRERLKIMTGLVNPEDLNLSSTERKLVNAYNEKPVLSRPQHEFFKGPNYFEIDLDIHRFSYISRKGLESFRDRLRNGILDLGLTIQAQKQEELPEQVLCCLRLNRIDFVDRGQLPRLMTIDDD encoded by the exons ATGGGCAGCTGCGTATCAACACCaccaaaaaagattaaattacataaaaggCGCCATCGCAAGGGCAGACATCTAGTGAAGATATCCAATACTGTCCAGGATGGAG CTACCAGGTGCAGAAAATCTGGAGTCTCCAATTCGACATTCCATCTCACCCAGTTGCAATGGCACCTCAGTCAAGTGGACTCTGACG TAATCCAAGAGGAGCCATGGTTTGATACAGTCAGTATTCTGGAGTCAGATTCTGATGATGAATTCTGCAGTGTGCTTGGAG ACCGCTTTTCATCAGTGGGTTCTACAACTGGGAACATCTCAAGCGGACAAGTGCTTCAATATGAAAGCTCTTCATGTTTTGTGGATGGCAGTTATAAATATGAAGAATACCATGAAAGTTATATGAAAATAGATGGATCAAAAGCAGGAAAAGATGAATACAAGGAATCCAAAGGATTTGCAGTTATTAGTGCTCAGGGTTATGATCTTTCACATTTTAGTAAAGCTGATGAAATTCGGaggaagaaattattaaataattcctACGGAAGCTTCAAAGGTCTAAAAGAGGATAGACGTGACTCTCAGGAGAATAACTTGAAGTCAGGTCGATCTCGATTGGTTCCTTCTGTAAGTTTCAACGACAAGATTTTATCTGCTTCAGCTCCAAAAGGGAAGCTAGCAGTTTTTAGGCTTTCTTTTAAGAGGAAATCAGGTGATATTGGGGAAGAAGCTAGTGAACACT GTCCATCAAAAAGATTCTTGTACCGTCCGAAAGCAGGATTTGTTATTCCACGTGCCACAGGAGAGAAGCCAACTGCAGGATGTTGGTCTGAGATTCCACCCTCAAATTTCAAACTTCGTGGCCTGACCTATTTCAA AGATAAGCAGAAGTGCCCTGCTCCAATTCACAGTCCATACACTCCAATTGGTGTTGATGTATTCGTCTGCCCAAGAAAGATAAATCACATAGCTCAACAACTTGATCTTCCAAACTTAAAATCAGATGGGAAACTCCCTCCTCTGTTAATAGTAAATATTCAG ATGCCAACCTATCCTGCTGCAATGTTCCTTGGTGATACTAATGGGGAAGGGATGAGTCTTGTACTGTACTTCAAGGTTTCTGAAAACTTGGAGAAAGACATTTCTTCCCAATATCAAGACAATATCAAG AAATTGATTGAGGATGAGATGGAAAAGGTCAGAGGTTTTGCAAAAGACTCAACTGTTCCATATAGAGAAAGGCTAAAGATCATGACTGGGTTGGTTAATCCTGAAGATCTCAATTTGAGTTCTACTGAAAGAAAGCTTGTTAATGCTTATAATGAAAAGCCAGTTCTTTCTCGTCCCCAGCATGAATTTTTCAAG ggTCCTAATTACTTTGAGATTGATCTGGATATTCATCGCTTCAGCTACATATCAAGAAAGGGACTTGAATCATTTCGAGACCGCCTGAGGAACGGAATACTTGATCTGGGTCTAACTATCCAG GCACAGAAACAAGAAGAACTTCCGGAGCAAGTGTTGTGCTGTCTGAGATTGAACAGAATTGATTTTGTGGATCGTGGTCAACTGCCGAGGCTTATGACCATTGATGATGACTAA
- the LOC118049540 gene encoding uncharacterized protein isoform X1, whose product MGSCVSTPPKKIKLHKRRHRKGRHLVKISNTVQDGGKKRISDARCVKDFTVSQFVHMNFENGAATRCRKSGVSNSTFHLTQLQWHLSQVDSDVIQEEPWFDTVSILESDSDDEFCSVLGDRFSSVGSTTGNISSGQVLQYESSSCFVDGSYKYEEYHESYMKIDGSKAGKDEYKESKGFAVISAQGYDLSHFSKADEIRRKKLLNNSYGSFKGLKEDRRDSQENNLKSGRSRLVPSVSFNDKILSASAPKGKLAVFRLSFKRKSGDIGEEASEHCPSKRFLYRPKAGFVIPRATGEKPTAGCWSEIPPSNFKLRGLTYFKDKQKCPAPIHSPYTPIGVDVFVCPRKINHIAQQLDLPNLKSDGKLPPLLIVNIQMPTYPAAMFLGDTNGEGMSLVLYFKVSENLEKDISSQYQDNIKKLIEDEMEKVRGFAKDSTVPYRERLKIMTGLVNPEDLNLSSTERKLVNAYNEKPVLSRPQHEFFKGPNYFEIDLDIHRFSYISRKGLESFRDRLRNGILDLGLTIQAQKQEELPEQVLCCLRLNRIDFVDRGQLPRLMTIDDD is encoded by the exons ATGGGCAGCTGCGTATCAACACCaccaaaaaagattaaattacataaaaggCGCCATCGCAAGGGCAGACATCTAGTGAAGATATCCAATACTGTCCAGGATGGAGGTAAGAAAAGGATTAGCGATGCCAGATGTGTGAAAGATTTTACTGTTAGTCAATTTGTTCACATGAATTTTGAGAATGGTGCAGCTACCAGGTGCAGAAAATCTGGAGTCTCCAATTCGACATTCCATCTCACCCAGTTGCAATGGCACCTCAGTCAAGTGGACTCTGACG TAATCCAAGAGGAGCCATGGTTTGATACAGTCAGTATTCTGGAGTCAGATTCTGATGATGAATTCTGCAGTGTGCTTGGAG ACCGCTTTTCATCAGTGGGTTCTACAACTGGGAACATCTCAAGCGGACAAGTGCTTCAATATGAAAGCTCTTCATGTTTTGTGGATGGCAGTTATAAATATGAAGAATACCATGAAAGTTATATGAAAATAGATGGATCAAAAGCAGGAAAAGATGAATACAAGGAATCCAAAGGATTTGCAGTTATTAGTGCTCAGGGTTATGATCTTTCACATTTTAGTAAAGCTGATGAAATTCGGaggaagaaattattaaataattcctACGGAAGCTTCAAAGGTCTAAAAGAGGATAGACGTGACTCTCAGGAGAATAACTTGAAGTCAGGTCGATCTCGATTGGTTCCTTCTGTAAGTTTCAACGACAAGATTTTATCTGCTTCAGCTCCAAAAGGGAAGCTAGCAGTTTTTAGGCTTTCTTTTAAGAGGAAATCAGGTGATATTGGGGAAGAAGCTAGTGAACACT GTCCATCAAAAAGATTCTTGTACCGTCCGAAAGCAGGATTTGTTATTCCACGTGCCACAGGAGAGAAGCCAACTGCAGGATGTTGGTCTGAGATTCCACCCTCAAATTTCAAACTTCGTGGCCTGACCTATTTCAA AGATAAGCAGAAGTGCCCTGCTCCAATTCACAGTCCATACACTCCAATTGGTGTTGATGTATTCGTCTGCCCAAGAAAGATAAATCACATAGCTCAACAACTTGATCTTCCAAACTTAAAATCAGATGGGAAACTCCCTCCTCTGTTAATAGTAAATATTCAG ATGCCAACCTATCCTGCTGCAATGTTCCTTGGTGATACTAATGGGGAAGGGATGAGTCTTGTACTGTACTTCAAGGTTTCTGAAAACTTGGAGAAAGACATTTCTTCCCAATATCAAGACAATATCAAG AAATTGATTGAGGATGAGATGGAAAAGGTCAGAGGTTTTGCAAAAGACTCAACTGTTCCATATAGAGAAAGGCTAAAGATCATGACTGGGTTGGTTAATCCTGAAGATCTCAATTTGAGTTCTACTGAAAGAAAGCTTGTTAATGCTTATAATGAAAAGCCAGTTCTTTCTCGTCCCCAGCATGAATTTTTCAAG ggTCCTAATTACTTTGAGATTGATCTGGATATTCATCGCTTCAGCTACATATCAAGAAAGGGACTTGAATCATTTCGAGACCGCCTGAGGAACGGAATACTTGATCTGGGTCTAACTATCCAG GCACAGAAACAAGAAGAACTTCCGGAGCAAGTGTTGTGCTGTCTGAGATTGAACAGAATTGATTTTGTGGATCGTGGTCAACTGCCGAGGCTTATGACCATTGATGATGACTAA